A DNA window from Turicibacter sp. TJ11 contains the following coding sequences:
- the rbr gene encoding rubrerythrin — MSNLKGSKTEQNLLAAFAGESMARNKYTFYAQKAKEEGYEQIGDIFLETAHNERQHAKLWFSLLHENQIPDTMTNLRDAAAGEHDEWTDMYANFAEVAREEGFNRIAALFDMVGKIEKHHEERYLKLVQNIEEGIVFERGDEVAWVCQECGHIHYGKKAPKVCPVCSYDQSHFEIRVENY, encoded by the coding sequence TTGAGTAATTTAAAAGGTTCTAAAACAGAACAAAACTTATTAGCTGCTTTTGCAGGAGAATCAATGGCACGTAACAAATATACATTTTATGCCCAAAAAGCAAAAGAAGAAGGATATGAACAAATTGGTGATATCTTTTTAGAAACAGCACACAACGAAAGACAACATGCAAAATTATGGTTTAGTTTATTACACGAAAATCAAATTCCTGATACGATGACTAATTTACGTGATGCAGCAGCAGGTGAGCATGATGAGTGGACTGATATGTATGCTAACTTTGCAGAAGTTGCACGCGAAGAAGGATTTAATCGAATTGCAGCTTTATTCGATATGGTTGGAAAAATTGAAAAACATCATGAAGAACGTTATTTAAAATTAGTTCAAAACATCGAAGAAGGAATCGTATTTGAACGCGGGGACGAAGTCGCTTGGGTTTGCCAAGAGTGTGGACATATTCACTATGGTAAAAAAGCACCTAAAGTATGTCCAGTTTGTTCATACGATCAATCTCATTTTGAAATTCGCGTAGAAAATTATTAA
- the pflA gene encoding pyruvate formate-lyase-activating protein, producing MNGYIHSVESFGTVDGPGLRFIVFVQGCGLRCAYCHNPDSWKMKEGKVTEVSEIVSELIKYKEFFEASGGGITVSGGEPLLQMEFVTELFKECKKHGIHTNIDTSGDLKFNTEERKNQLKELLAVTDMLMLDIKMFDADKHKQLTGKDNAHILEFGHLVSDAGVPMWIRRVLVPGLTDDEDDLQKTAEYIKTLKTVEKIEVLPYHSMGEYKWKQLGYDYPLNGQLPPSDELVKHAEEILGKAL from the coding sequence ATGAATGGATATATACACTCAGTAGAATCTTTTGGAACAGTTGATGGCCCAGGACTTAGATTTATTGTCTTTGTACAAGGATGCGGACTTCGATGCGCATATTGCCATAATCCTGACTCATGGAAAATGAAAGAAGGAAAAGTGACAGAAGTTTCTGAAATTGTTTCAGAATTAATCAAATATAAAGAATTCTTTGAAGCCTCTGGTGGAGGAATTACAGTCAGTGGTGGAGAACCTTTATTACAAATGGAGTTCGTGACGGAACTATTTAAAGAGTGTAAAAAGCATGGCATTCATACTAACATCGATACTTCTGGTGATCTGAAGTTCAATACTGAAGAACGCAAAAATCAATTAAAAGAGCTATTAGCTGTCACTGACATGCTAATGCTCGATATTAAAATGTTTGATGCTGATAAGCATAAACAATTAACAGGAAAAGATAACGCACATATCTTGGAATTTGGTCATTTAGTTTCTGATGCAGGTGTCCCAATGTGGATTCGTCGAGTTCTAGTACCAGGACTAACAGATGATGAAGATGATCTACAAAAAACTGCCGAATACATTAAAACTCTGAAAACAGTTGAAAAAATCGAAGTTCTACCATATCACAGCATGGGTGAATACAAGTGGAAGCAACTAGGATATGATTATCCATTAAACGGACAACTCCCACCAAGCGATGAACTTGTTAAGCATGCTGAAGAAATTTTAGGTAAAGCTTTATAA
- the pflB gene encoding formate C-acetyltransferase encodes MEAWQGFKGTEWQEKIDVRDFINQNITVYEGDDSFLAGPTEATTKLWEQVMELTKAEREAGGVLDLDTKIVSTITSHEPGYLNKDLEQIVGFQTDKPFKRSLQPFGGIRMAEKAAESYGFHVDPEVSHIFTEYRKTHNQGVFDAYTPEIRAARKSGVITGLPDAYGRGRIIGDYRRVALYGVDRLMAEKLKDHNNTSRVMDEENIRLREEISEQYRALNELKQMAAKHGFDISKPATTAKEAVQWLYFGYLAAIKEQNGAAMSLGRTSTFLDIYIERDLQNGVITEEEAQEIMDHFVMKLRLVKFSRTPDYNELFSGDPTWVTESIAGMSTDGFPLVTKNSFRVLHTLDNLGPAPEPNLTVLWSTKLPQGFKEYCAKMSIKTSAIQYENDDIMRPIYGDDYAIACCVSPMKVGKQLQFFGARANLAKALLYAINGGKDEKSKVQVGPHWAPITDEVLDYNKVMERYDEVMEWLADLYVNTLNIIHYMHDKYSYERIEMALHDTDAERVSATGIAGLSVVADSLSAIKYAKVKPIRDEFGIAVDFEVEGDFPKYGNNDDRVDQIAVDVMSSFMTKIRKHKPYRAKLQTQSILTITSNVVYGKKTGTTPCGRKAGEPFAPGANPMHGRDSHGAIASMSSVAKLPFESAQDGISNTFSLVPKSLGRTDEERNKNLVAIMDAYVAKKGHHLNINVFNRDTLLDAMEHPEKYPQLTIRVSGYAVNFIKLTRAQQLDVISRTMHEKM; translated from the coding sequence ATGGAAGCTTGGCAAGGCTTTAAAGGTACAGAATGGCAAGAAAAAATCGATGTGCGCGATTTCATTAATCAAAACATCACTGTTTACGAAGGAGACGACTCTTTCTTAGCAGGACCAACTGAAGCAACAACAAAATTATGGGAGCAAGTAATGGAGTTAACTAAAGCTGAGCGTGAAGCTGGCGGAGTTTTAGACTTAGATACAAAAATCGTATCAACAATTACTTCTCACGAACCAGGATACTTAAACAAAGATTTAGAACAAATCGTTGGTTTCCAAACTGACAAACCATTCAAACGTTCATTACAACCATTCGGTGGAATTCGTATGGCTGAAAAAGCAGCTGAATCTTATGGATTCCATGTAGATCCAGAAGTATCTCATATCTTCACTGAATACCGTAAAACACATAACCAAGGTGTATTCGATGCTTACACGCCAGAAATTCGTGCAGCTCGTAAATCAGGTGTTATCACAGGATTACCAGATGCTTACGGACGTGGACGTATTATCGGTGACTACCGTCGTGTGGCTTTATACGGGGTAGATCGTTTAATGGCTGAAAAATTAAAAGATCATAACAATACTTCACGTGTAATGGATGAAGAAAACATTCGTTTACGCGAAGAAATTTCTGAGCAATACCGTGCTTTAAATGAATTAAAACAAATGGCAGCAAAACATGGTTTCGATATTTCTAAACCTGCAACAACTGCTAAAGAAGCTGTTCAATGGTTATACTTTGGATACTTAGCAGCAATCAAAGAGCAAAACGGTGCTGCGATGTCTTTAGGACGTACGTCAACATTCTTAGATATCTATATTGAACGTGACTTACAAAATGGTGTTATTACTGAAGAAGAAGCACAAGAGATCATGGACCACTTCGTAATGAAATTACGTTTAGTTAAATTCTCTCGTACACCAGATTACAATGAATTATTCTCAGGAGATCCAACTTGGGTAACTGAATCAATCGCTGGTATGTCAACTGATGGATTCCCATTAGTAACTAAAAACTCATTCCGTGTTTTACACACATTAGATAACTTAGGACCAGCTCCAGAACCAAACTTAACAGTATTATGGTCAACAAAATTACCTCAAGGATTCAAAGAATACTGTGCAAAAATGTCAATCAAAACATCAGCTATTCAGTATGAAAATGATGACATCATGCGTCCAATCTATGGTGATGACTATGCAATCGCATGTTGTGTATCACCAATGAAAGTTGGTAAACAATTACAATTCTTCGGTGCACGTGCTAACTTAGCAAAAGCATTATTATATGCAATCAACGGTGGTAAAGATGAAAAATCTAAAGTACAAGTTGGACCACACTGGGCACCAATTACTGATGAAGTATTAGATTACAACAAAGTCATGGAACGTTACGATGAAGTAATGGAATGGTTAGCAGACTTATATGTTAATACATTAAATATCATCCATTACATGCATGACAAATATAGCTATGAGCGTATTGAAATGGCATTACATGATACTGATGCAGAACGCGTTTCAGCAACTGGTATCGCTGGATTATCAGTAGTAGCCGATTCATTATCAGCGATTAAATATGCTAAAGTTAAACCAATTCGTGACGAATTCGGTATTGCAGTTGACTTCGAAGTTGAAGGAGACTTCCCTAAATACGGAAACAACGATGATCGCGTAGACCAAATTGCAGTAGACGTTATGTCATCATTCATGACAAAAATCCGTAAACACAAACCATACCGTGCAAAATTACAAACTCAATCTATCTTAACTATCACATCAAACGTTGTATACGGTAAGAAAACAGGAACAACACCATGTGGTCGTAAAGCAGGTGAGCCATTCGCACCAGGTGCAAACCCAATGCACGGACGTGATTCACATGGAGCAATCGCTTCAATGTCATCAGTAGCGAAATTACCATTTGAATCTGCACAAGATGGTATCTCAAATACATTCTCATTAGTACCTAAATCATTAGGACGTACAGATGAAGAACGTAATAAAAACTTAGTAGCAATCATGGATGCTTATGTTGCTAAAAAAGGACATCACTTAAATATCAACGTATTTAACCGCGATACTTTATTAGATGCAATGGAGCACCCAGAAAAATACCCACAATTAACAATTCGTGTATCTGGTTACGCTGTAAACTTCATTAAATTAACACGTGCTCAACAATTAGATGTAATTAGCCGTACAATGCACGAAAAAATGTAA
- a CDS encoding manganese efflux pump, with product MKDYLVVIMVMSVALAMDAFAVAITLGMNGSANRIRECLKVSLSFGFFQGLLFILGIVSLKFVSGQVTAYNRLIAGVILVILGVRMLKESFGEPELCEEVEKNKRKDLSFKLLAMFGIATSIDALAAGITYGLMYNELILATILVSGVAFMLSYIGSSFGKKLGHLIGNKATIFGGIIIILLGIDTLFF from the coding sequence TTGAAGGATTATTTGGTAGTTATTATGGTAATGTCTGTTGCTTTAGCTATGGATGCTTTTGCTGTTGCTATTACACTGGGGATGAATGGATCAGCAAATAGAATTAGGGAATGTCTAAAAGTATCGTTGAGTTTTGGATTTTTCCAAGGTCTTTTATTTATTTTAGGAATTGTGTCATTAAAATTTGTTAGTGGTCAAGTGACAGCCTATAATCGATTAATTGCAGGAGTGATCTTAGTCATATTAGGTGTAAGAATGTTAAAAGAGTCATTTGGAGAACCTGAATTATGTGAAGAAGTTGAAAAAAATAAAAGAAAAGATTTATCCTTTAAGTTGTTAGCTATGTTTGGAATTGCAACGAGCATAGATGCTTTAGCAGCGGGAATTACCTATGGGTTAATGTATAATGAATTAATATTAGCCACGATCTTAGTTTCCGGTGTAGCCTTTATGCTTTCTTATATAGGATCATCTTTTGGTAAAAAATTAGGTCATCTCATTGGAAATAAGGCCACTATTTTTGGTGGGATTATTATTATTTTATTAGGAATAGATACGTTGTTTTTTTAA